Below is a window of Mycolicibacterium rhodesiae NBB3 DNA.
TCTGACGGCCCACCCGTCTGCTCAACCACACCATGCTGCGGGCCAGCAACGGGGCGGCGAACAGCATGAGCAGGATCCGCACGACCTGCGCGGCAATGATGAATGTGACATTGGAACCCGTCTCGACGGCCGTCGCCAGTACGGCGTAGACACCGCCGGGGCTGGTGGCCAGGTAGCCCTCCAGCGGGGTCAGTCCTGCGACGTGAGCCAGCGCCACACCCAGACCCGCCGTCGCGACACTCAGCATCACGATGAGGCCGATCGCCGTCGGCAGCATGCGGCCGACGGCGCGCAGCGAGTCGCGCGTGAAGGCCAGACCGGCCTGCCAGCCGATCAGCGCGTAGCCGATCTGCACCAGCACCATCGGCACCGACAGTCCGAAGGACAGGCCGGTGATCTGAAGCAGCACGGTCAACGCCAGCGGCCCGAGCAGACCGGCGCCGGGAAGTCGGACCAGTTTGCCTGCCGTTGCCCCGACCACCACCAGCGCGATGAGCATGCCGATACTCAGATACCAAGGGGCGGTGTCTGATTGGGTCACGGTCGCACTCGGATGCGACTTGTCGGCGTGATAGACCAACGTCACGACCACGGGCATCGACGCCGTCACCAGGGCAACGCGCAGGTACTGCACCACGGACACGACGCGATCATCGCCGCCGAGTTCGCGGGCGATCGCGACCAACCCGGACGCGCCGCCTGCCACCAGTGCGAGCGATCCGGTCAACGGCGTGATGTCACGGTGCGTTGCGAGCAGCGCTCCGCACACCACGCTGAGCAACAGGGTGGCTACCGCGATCGCCACGACGATCGGCCAGTGCGGACCGAGTGCGCCGACCGCATCATGGTCGACCATCGTGCCGATGTAGACGCCGAGCACGCCCTGCGCGGCGAGGCCCGCACCACGAGGCACACCGCCGGGCGCCAATGACGTGAGGGCCAGTGCGATGCCGACGGCCAACGCGGCGAACAGCGCAGCGGACGGGACGCCGACGAGGGTCAGGGGATAGGTGACGCCGACCGTCGCCACGACCAGCAGGGACCACTTGGAGACGCTTCTCAACACCATTGAAGACAAGTATCCCCTTACTAAGTTTCGTGTGCAACCCGCTGTTTTGTGCGCTGCACGTCAGATTTACCAAGGTATAACTTGTGTATGGACCAAGCTTCGCCTGCGCGCATGTCGGCCGCCACCGAGCTGCGGGAATCGATCGTCGCGGTCAATCAGCAGATGCGCAGGCACCGTCCCGACCACGGCTTGACCCTCAGCCAGATGCAACTGCTTGCCGAGGTGAGCCGCACCGGTGTCACCACGCCTGCCGAGCTCAGCGTCCGGTTGGGGGTCCGCGTCCAGTCGCTGACCGACAGCATCAACGCGCTGGAGAGCCGCGGCCTGATCGCGCGCAGGCCCGACGAGATCGATCGCCGTCGCCAGCTCATCGAGATCACCTCCGAAGGAGCCCAGCTGCTGGACGCCGACCGCGCCGAACGCGACGCGTGGTTGCACGCGACGATGCGGGACAACCTGTCGCAACTCGAGTTCGACCTCGTGATGCTCGTAGCGCCGGTGCTGCGCAAGCTGGCATACGCCGACTCCAAAGCGGGCACACTGACTGAATGACGGCGAGACAGGGGACCTCGACCATCGTTCGGGAGTGGATCGCACACGATCCCGATCCGAAGACCGCCGCCGAGCTCCTCGAATGCACCGGCGCCGATCTCGACGATCGGTTCGCACATCCGCTGACGTTCGGCACGGCCGGCCTTCGCGGACCGCTGCGCGCCGGACCGAACGGCATGAACCTTGCAGTCGTGCTGCGCACCACATGGGCTGTTGCGAAGGTGCTCAAGGACCGTGGACTGCACGGTCGCGACGTCGTCGTCGGGCGCGATGCCCGGCACGGCTCCGACGACTTTGCGCTCGCCGCAGCTGAAGTGTTTGCAGCTCAAGGGTTTTCCGTCAAGTTGATGTTCACCGCCGTCCCCACACCGATCGTCGCCTTCGCCGTCCGCCACGGTGGCGCCGTGGCTGGGGTGCAGATCACGGCATCGCACAATCCGCCGACGGACAACGGCTACAAGGTGTACTTCGACGACGGGTTTCCGATCGTGCCACCGGTCGATCGGGAGATCGAGCGGGCCATGGCCGACGCACCACATGCCGACGAGATCCCACGAAACGCGGTGACGCCATCGGGAGTCGATGAGGTACAGCGCTATATCGAACGCGCGGCCCAGGTGCGGCACACCCACGGGTCGGTGCGAATCGCGGTCACGCCGCTGCACGGTGTCGGCGGCGAGTTCGTTCTCGACGCGCTGGTGTGCGCGGGGTTCTCCGACGTGCACGTGGTGGACAGTCAATTCGCGCCCGACCCGGACTTCCCCACTGTCGCGGTGCCCAATCCCGAAGAGCCGGGCGCGGTGGAGGCGGTGCTGACCCTGGCGGCCGACGTCGGCGCCGACATCGCGGTGGCCCTCGACCCCGATGCCGACCGTTGCGCGGTGGGCGTGCCGACCCCGAATGGCTGGCGGATGCTGTCGGGCGACGAAACCGGTTGGCTACTCGGCGATTACATTCTTTCCCAGGTGGAACCAGGCGACGTGATGGCGGCGACGGTGGTCGCGAGCTCGCTGGTGTCGTCGCGGATGCTCGCAGCCATCGCCCGCGAGCACGGCGCGCGCCACGTGGAGACACTGACCGGGTTCAAATGGCTGTCGCGTGCCGATGTCGACCTGCCGTCCTGCACGCTGACCTACGCGTACGAAGAGGCGATCGGCCACTGCGTCGACCCCGCGTCGGTGCGCGACAAGGACGGCATCAGCGCCGCAGTCCTCGCCTGCGATCTGGCGGTCGAGTTGAAGCACCGCGGCTTCACGTTGCTCGATGCGCTGGACGATCTGGCCCGGCGTCACGGCGTGCACGCCACCGCCGCGGTTTCACGAAAGATCGCGAGCGCCGAGGAAGCGGAGGCGATGATGCGCCGGCTTCGCGAGGCGCCTCCCGATGTGCTTGCCGGGTTCGAGGTGACGGTCACGGACCTGCAGAGTGCGGTTGGCCCGCTGTCCACCGACGCGGTAGTCCTGACAGGAGGCGACGGCGAAACGACGTTCAGAGTCGTCGTGCGGCCGTCGGGCACTGAGCCCAAAGTCAAGTCCTACATAGAAGTTCACTGCGGCGACGCGGACGATCTGAGTGAAGCACGAATCCGAGCGGCCACACTGCTGGGCGAACTGGAGGAGAACGCCAAGCGCTGGTGATAACCGCTCGCCAGGGTCAGGCCAGCCGACCCTGAAGTTCGCAGGCATTCACGTTCGCCACGGTGGTCAACAGCTCCAGTCGCGCGAACCGACTTGCACTCCTGCTCACAAGGGACAACCGCCCATCAAGCAGGATCGACGCCGGGTACCTGGCGATCACGTCGTCGGCCGTCGAGTTACTGGTGCCCATCAGCACGCCACTGCGGGCCCGCACCTCACGAATGCCGTCAGCGGTCTCGAGCACAGCACCGGTGGGGTGCCCGTCGCTGAAGAGCAAGCGCTCCACGGCGCAGGAAGAATGGACCGTGACGCCCCGTTCCTTCGCCATGTCCTGCAGCCACTGGCGCAGCGTCATCCCGGACCGCCGCGTCTGCGGGATCTGGGCGACGACGCCCGCTCGGATCATCGCGCCGTCTTGCATCCGCACCTGAGACATGGACACCGGCGTCAGCCGGCTGAATACGAGGCCGTACGGCGATGTCAGGCAATCGCGTGCCCAGTCGGCCATCTCGTGGCCGTAGAACGGGGGGACGGGCTTTCGCGGGTCGAAGGTTGATTCGTCGAAGGACTCGACCGAGCCGATCGGCAGTTCATTGTGCGGATGTGAGCGCCGCGGCGGCTCGAGGTCGCAGGTGAGCTTGTGGAGGTACTCGACCGTCGGCTCATCGACCTCGTCGGCGCCCCAATACCTCCTGATGACCGTGGCCCAGGTTTCGGCTTCGGTGACCGCTCCGCCCTGCAGGCTCAGCCGTCGCGGCTCGGCAACGAAGACAGATTGGCCGGCGTCGGCTGCCGCGATCGCGGCGGCGAGCCCGGCGAGGCCCGCACCTATGCAGAGGACGTCAACGAGTTCGTCGTCGCCCGCCGGGTGGGGTGCAAATTCAACTTGCCTATGCACTTCTAGCAACGCTTGTCCTAACTCATCAAGTCGCTTGTCGGCTACCCTGCCGGCCGCTCACAAATTCGAATCGGAACTTCGAGTCACGCATTGATTAGCTATTTGCGAAGGCTAACAGTCGCGTGATCTTGGTGCACGTCGTGTGACCAAGGCAACTGCGGTATCTGCACCCCGTGGGACCACGGCTCTTGAGTCCCACGTCGCGGCCGATGCTAGCTGGGACGTACGATCGATGCAATCTCGATGCGGCTACGAAACGCCTAAGCAACACCTAATTTACACAGGTGAACATTGCCACGAGGTAGCGAGAATACCGTTTTCACCGGGCAAGACCGGGTAACTGACCCTTGAGTAAGATTAGCTGACAGCTAGCGGTGCGCTCGGACGCAAACCACGCGGCCCACGCTTGGCGGAGACCTTACTCACCGGTAATTGACGCCACAGCCCATTTTCAGCAAACAAAATTTATGACAAGTTTCTAATGTGGGTTAGAAGTCCCAGAAATGGGAATGACGGTCGCGGCCACCCTCCAGCCAACTAAGCGATCTGCACATCGTTGTCTTCCGGCTAATCCATGACGCATGGCGGATCGCTACGCCGGGCGACGCTTGGCTCCGGGTCAGCGCGGGCCGAACTGGCGGTCGCCCGCGTCACCAAGACCCGGGACGATGTACGCGATGTCGTTCAGGCAGTCGTCGATTGCCGCCGTGAACAGCCGCAGATCCGGGGCGACCGCTTCCAGGGCCGCCAAGCCCTCCGGAGCGACCACCACGCAGATCACCGTCACCTCGACGACGTCACGGGCTTGCAGCAGTCCCAGGGTGTGAGCCATCGAGCCGCCGGTCGCGAGCATCGGGTCCAGGACCATCACGTGTTGCGCACTCAGATCGTCGGGCAGCGACTCAAGGTAGGGCGTGGGTTCGTGCGTTTCCTCGTCGCGGGCGACTCCGACGAAGCCTACGCGTGCTTCCGGGATCAATGCGTGCGCCTGGTCGACCATGCCCAGCCCGGCGCGCAGGACAGGAACGAGTAGCGGCGGATTGGCCAGTCGATACCCGGTCGTCTCCGCGAGCGGCGTGCGGACCGCCACGGTTTCGGTCGCGGCGTCACGGGTGGCTTCGTACACCAGCATGAGAGTGAGGTCGCGAAGAGCGGACCGAAACGCCGCGTTGTCAGTGGTCGCGTCGCGCAGCGTGGTCAGCCTTGCCGCGGCCAGCGGGTGGTCGACAACGCGCACATCCATAGGCCGCACATTAATGGAACCGACGCGGGCGGCGTGCCGTCCTAAGCGCATGTTCGCCGACACCGACGCGATCCGCGCGTGGGCAGCCGCCAATGCAGCTCGTGCTGACGACCTTGCCGAGGTTGTCGCTGCCCTGTCATCGCTGCCGGTTGCGGCGTCCGGATCGTCGCTTGGCCCAGTCGCCTCCCGCTTCTTGTCCGCGCTATCCGCGGCCGCCGCCGACGGAGCCCGCGCGGCAGCCGCGATCAGCGACCAGCTCGCATCGGCGGGTGAAACCACCAATACCGTTGCATCCGAATATGATTCGGTCGATACCAGCGCCGCTAAACGCGTTGCGGGCGGCTAGCGGTCACCCGGATGTCAGGCGAGGCGGCCTGCGGCGGCGCAAGCGCTGTATGACGCCGCGCTGAGCAGGAATTCAAGCCGGGCGAACCGACTCGCCGTTCTTCCCACGGTGCAGAGTCTGATATCGCCGCCGCTGGCCGTCGGCGAGATACACAACCCGTCGTCAACGGTCGAACTGCTCGTGCCGAGCACCACACGACGCCGTGCCCGCACCGAACGCACCCCGTCGGGGGTGTCGAGCTGTGCACCGACGAGTTGTCCATCGCTGAACAGCAGTCGTTGGATCGAGCACGGACGATGAACTTCGACGCCGTTCTCCCGCGCCAGTTCGGACAACCACTGCCGCACGGTCGTCTCACGGCGACGCGCCCTGGGCGCCGACGCGATGAGGCCCGCGTTGACGGTCGTGCCGTCGACCTTGCACACCGGCGTGAGCGCCGACGAGCTGACCCGGCTGAAGATCATGCCGAACGGCGAGGTGAGGCACTCGCGCGCCCACCTGGCCAATTCCGCCCCGTGGAAAGGCGGCACAGGTCCGGTCGGATCCACGTCGGCACCTATGAATGTCTCGACCGTGTCGACGCGAAGGTGACCACTGGCGCGTATCGGCGCCGGTGGACCCAGGCTACTTGTCAACTGCTCGAGATAATTGATCGTCGCGGAGTTGAGTTCGTCAGCGCCCCAACGCCTCTGAAGCACCGTCAGCCACGACTCGACCGAGGAGGCAGCGGGTGCAGTCACCTCTGGCGTCGGTTCGGCGACAAACACGTTCAGACCTGCTTGTGCCCCCGCGACCCCGACCGCGAGCCCTGCACTCCCGGACCCGATACACAAGACGTCTACGAAATCAGCACCCGGCATCTTTTCCACCCCAGGCAAGTGGACGATCAGATGGCGGCTGCCGGGCCGATGACGACGGCAGAGTTGTACCCGCCCATCCCCATGGACGTCTTCAGCGTCAGACCACCCTCGAGCGGTGTCAGGCCATCGAGCAGGCGTGGATGCGCGGTGCTCACGATCCGCGATGCCGGAACCTGCTTGTGCTCGTATCCCATCAAGGTGCCCGCCAATTCGATCGCACCCGCACCGGCAAGGCAATGCCCGACGAGGGGCTTGAGGGCATATATGTGCGGAAGCCTAGGGCCGAAAACCTCGTCCAGGAAATGTATTTCAGCGTCGGTGCACTGCTGGGTTCCAGTCCCGTGTGCGTTCAGGTAACGCACCTCTGCAGGATCGACTCCCGCGTCGTCGATCGCTTCGGCCACACACCGGATCACCTCGACGTGCTCAGGGTCCATGCCGGTCGCATGGTGTCCGTCCGACGTCATGGCCCCACCGAGCAGCGCCGCATAGGGCGTCGCCCGTGACACCGTGACGAATCCTGCAAGCTGACGCGAGGACATGACGAACCCGACGGCCGCCTCGCCGGGGCCGAAGCCCTTCCCGCCTTCCTGGAACGGTCTGCACGCATCGAGGGGTTCGATGTCGACGGCGGCAGCGCCCAATCGCGTGAACCCGGCGACGATCTCCGGCGTGAAGGACAGGTCGGCCGCCACGACCACCACGTCGTCCACCTTGTCGGCGTCGAGCCACAGCTTCGCGACGAGCAGCGCGTTGTTGGTGGATGCGCACGTGGCCGACACCATCAGTGACGGACCGTGAAAGCCGAATTCGTGCATGAACATCGAGACGGGCGTCGAAGGCAGCACTCGCACGAAGTCGCGCGAGCGGCGTGCGCGGCCGGCGCTGAACTCGGTCCATCCGTACATGTCGTTGAAGCAGCCGACGCTGATCACTCCGACGCGCGCACCCGGCACCCATCCCCTGGCCTTCGCGTCGGCAACGGCTTCGCGCGCAGTGGCCATGAAGGCGCGACCGAAGAGCCCTTCACCGTCATCGGGGTCACCACCTTCGGGCACCAGCGCGAGCCATGCCGATTCCGTATGGTCTTCGCCGTAACCGCCGATCAGGCGGGCGGCGGGCTTACCGCTGGACAGACCCTCCCAGAAGGTGTCGCGACCCCAGCCATAGCCGCTGACGACACCCAGCCCGACGATGTCGGTGGCGTTATTTGACATAGCGATTCTCCGATACCCCTGTAGTGATGCCGATGACTATTGGTGCGCGCCGATGCGGTCGGCGGTTCCCGGCGACGTGACCGCGGCGCCGACCCCGATGTTGGCCATATTTTGCTTGCTTCTTCATTTTTAGCAACTACCTATCCGGCCAAGGGTACACAGCGCCGGCCTCGTTGCCGATCCCCATAAATATCAGGTGCGTGTAGATCTAGACAATTCTTTGCACTTTGCGGACGGTATCAGCTAGCTAGCTTTCTCGCACAGCGGTGTGACCCAGGACACAAGGTGTCTACAGTAGATGGCAGCAGCCTGCGGGGGCGAGTCGCGGTCAGCGTCGACGACCCGGGTCGCGTCGCGAGATCCGCGAACGAAATAGCGTATTGACGTGGATGTTAACAACTATCGCTCAAGCTGAGAAGCTCCGCATAAGAGGCTTGCGACTCGCTTCATCGCACCACTCGGCCGGCACCAACCCCTCGCGTTCCGCAGGGCCGTGAGGGGAAGCATGCGGGGCACACGCCTTCTGAGCTGTGCTGGAAAAATCGTCTGCTACTCAATATCTAGCAAAGAAAATGAGCGAGCTCGCCCTTGCCGCCTGCGATATCAAAGGTCGTCAGGAACCTGTCAATTTCAGCAAAGTTTAAGACATTGGCTGACACAATTGGCCGCTAACGCCAGGACTTCGATGTGTCCCAGGTCACGCCGGGCATGCGCACCGGCTTGATCGCAACGGAACCGATGCGACCGTGATGGCGTCCTAAGCGCATGCTTGCCGACACCGATGCGTCGTGACCAGCGGACTGGTCGCGACACTTGCAGCACCCCTCAAGGCGGTGCAGTCGATGGTCGGTCCGGGGTGGTCCGCGGATCCTGCAACCGATCCGCGAGCAATGCTCCTCCGGGCGCGCGACGCGCTCACCGCGCTGTCGGCCGCGTCCAGGCGGTCCTGGCTCCACACCGACTGGACCGGGGCAGGTGCCGACGGTGCGGCCGAGTTCTTGGCCAGAACGGTAGCGACCATCGACGATCTCGCCGATCGCACCGATCAGATGAACATGGCCGCGGATGCCGCCGACGCAGCGGTGGCGCGTGCCCGTCGGCGGCTGCGCGACATCGTGGACGGTTTCGAAGCGCGCGCCGCGGAGCTGGAGCCCTACCTCGACTCGCCGCAGGTCGCCGCGGCGCTGAGGGCCGAGGCGCAACAGGCACTCGACGAAGCGGTCGCCGTCGTCGAGAATCTCGAACACGAGCTGAGCGGGCACACCTCGGCACTCGCCCGCACCGATGCGGCCAGCCCGGCGCCGACAACGCCGTCAGGCTTCGGGTCACCGACCCTCCCGGCGATGGGCTCGGGTGGCGGCGGCACGGCACCCACTGACGCGGGATTCGGTGACCTGGCGCAGCTGTTCAGTCCCGACGAGCCCGCAGCGCAACCCGAAGCCGCCAGCTTCGGAGACGGAGTGGCGATCCGGCTTCCCGACGGCACCACCGCCACAGCCCCGAATGCGGTGGCAGCCAGTGCCGTCCGGCATGCCCTGACGCAGTTGGGCGTTCCCTATGACTGGGGCGGCACCACCCCTGGAGTCGGATTGGACTGCAGTGGACTGACTCAATGGGCGTATTCCGAAGCAGGCCTGAATATTCCGCGGCTGGCGCAGGAGCAGGACATCGGCGCGTCCGTGGCAGCAGGAAACCTGCGTCCCGGAGACCTCGCGGTATGGGACGGGCATGTCGCGATGATCGTCGGCAATGGGCAGATGATCGAGGCCGGAGACCCGGTGAAGCTGTCACCCGTCCGAACCGACAACGCGGGTCAGGGCTTTCAAGGATTCTGGCGGCCCACAGCGTGACCAGCGGCCCACCGTCGGGATCAGCCGAGTACCGGCAGCCGACGTTTGCGGGCCAGCGCAACCAAGGCGTGCTGCATGACCGCGCGTATGTGTGCGT
It encodes the following:
- a CDS encoding AbrB family transcriptional regulator, whose amino-acid sequence is MVLRSVSKWSLLVVATVGVTYPLTLVGVPSAALFAALAVGIALALTSLAPGGVPRGAGLAAQGVLGVYIGTMVDHDAVGALGPHWPIVVAIAVATLLLSVVCGALLATHRDITPLTGSLALVAGGASGLVAIARELGGDDRVVSVVQYLRVALVTASMPVVVTLVYHADKSHPSATVTQSDTAPWYLSIGMLIALVVVGATAGKLVRLPGAGLLGPLALTVLLQITGLSFGLSVPMVLVQIGYALIGWQAGLAFTRDSLRAVGRMLPTAIGLIVMLSVATAGLGVALAHVAGLTPLEGYLATSPGGVYAVLATAVETGSNVTFIIAAQVVRILLMLFAAPLLARSMVWLSRRVGRQSREMTPASREPISVAD
- a CDS encoding MarR family winged helix-turn-helix transcriptional regulator, producing MDQASPARMSAATELRESIVAVNQQMRRHRPDHGLTLSQMQLLAEVSRTGVTTPAELSVRLGVRVQSLTDSINALESRGLIARRPDEIDRRRQLIEITSEGAQLLDADRAERDAWLHATMRDNLSQLEFDLVMLVAPVLRKLAYADSKAGTLTE
- a CDS encoding phospho-sugar mutase, with translation MTARQGTSTIVREWIAHDPDPKTAAELLECTGADLDDRFAHPLTFGTAGLRGPLRAGPNGMNLAVVLRTTWAVAKVLKDRGLHGRDVVVGRDARHGSDDFALAAAEVFAAQGFSVKLMFTAVPTPIVAFAVRHGGAVAGVQITASHNPPTDNGYKVYFDDGFPIVPPVDREIERAMADAPHADEIPRNAVTPSGVDEVQRYIERAAQVRHTHGSVRIAVTPLHGVGGEFVLDALVCAGFSDVHVVDSQFAPDPDFPTVAVPNPEEPGAVEAVLTLAADVGADIAVALDPDADRCAVGVPTPNGWRMLSGDETGWLLGDYILSQVEPGDVMAATVVASSLVSSRMLAAIAREHGARHVETLTGFKWLSRADVDLPSCTLTYAYEEAIGHCVDPASVRDKDGISAAVLACDLAVELKHRGFTLLDALDDLARRHGVHATAAVSRKIASAEEAEAMMRRLREAPPDVLAGFEVTVTDLQSAVGPLSTDAVVLTGGDGETTFRVVVRPSGTEPKVKSYIEVHCGDADDLSEARIRAATLLGELEENAKRW
- a CDS encoding FAD-binding protein, with protein sequence MHRQVEFAPHPAGDDELVDVLCIGAGLAGLAAAIAAADAGQSVFVAEPRRLSLQGGAVTEAETWATVIRRYWGADEVDEPTVEYLHKLTCDLEPPRRSHPHNELPIGSVESFDESTFDPRKPVPPFYGHEMADWARDCLTSPYGLVFSRLTPVSMSQVRMQDGAMIRAGVVAQIPQTRRSGMTLRQWLQDMAKERGVTVHSSCAVERLLFSDGHPTGAVLETADGIREVRARSGVLMGTSNSTADDVIARYPASILLDGRLSLVSRSASRFARLELLTTVANVNACELQGRLA
- the upp gene encoding uracil phosphoribosyltransferase; translation: MDVRVVDHPLAAARLTTLRDATTDNAAFRSALRDLTLMLVYEATRDAATETVAVRTPLAETTGYRLANPPLLVPVLRAGLGMVDQAHALIPEARVGFVGVARDEETHEPTPYLESLPDDLSAQHVMVLDPMLATGGSMAHTLGLLQARDVVEVTVICVVVAPEGLAALEAVAPDLRLFTAAIDDCLNDIAYIVPGLGDAGDRQFGPR
- a CDS encoding type VII secretion target; translation: MFADTDAIRAWAAANAARADDLAEVVAALSSLPVAASGSSLGPVASRFLSALSAAAADGARAAAAISDQLASAGETTNTVASEYDSVDTSAAKRVAGG
- a CDS encoding FAD-dependent oxidoreductase encodes the protein MPGADFVDVLCIGSGSAGLAVGVAGAQAGLNVFVAEPTPEVTAPAASSVESWLTVLQRRWGADELNSATINYLEQLTSSLGPPAPIRASGHLRVDTVETFIGADVDPTGPVPPFHGAELARWARECLTSPFGMIFSRVSSSALTPVCKVDGTTVNAGLIASAPRARRRETTVRQWLSELARENGVEVHRPCSIQRLLFSDGQLVGAQLDTPDGVRSVRARRRVVLGTSSSTVDDGLCISPTASGGDIRLCTVGRTASRFARLEFLLSAASYSACAAAGRLA
- a CDS encoding beta-ketoacyl synthase N-terminal-like domain-containing protein, translating into MSNNATDIVGLGVVSGYGWGRDTFWEGLSSGKPAARLIGGYGEDHTESAWLALVPEGGDPDDGEGLFGRAFMATAREAVADAKARGWVPGARVGVISVGCFNDMYGWTEFSAGRARRSRDFVRVLPSTPVSMFMHEFGFHGPSLMVSATCASTNNALLVAKLWLDADKVDDVVVVAADLSFTPEIVAGFTRLGAAAVDIEPLDACRPFQEGGKGFGPGEAAVGFVMSSRQLAGFVTVSRATPYAALLGGAMTSDGHHATGMDPEHVEVIRCVAEAIDDAGVDPAEVRYLNAHGTGTQQCTDAEIHFLDEVFGPRLPHIYALKPLVGHCLAGAGAIELAGTLMGYEHKQVPASRIVSTAHPRLLDGLTPLEGGLTLKTSMGMGGYNSAVVIGPAAAI
- a CDS encoding C40 family peptidase encodes the protein MTSGLVATLAAPLKAVQSMVGPGWSADPATDPRAMLLRARDALTALSAASRRSWLHTDWTGAGADGAAEFLARTVATIDDLADRTDQMNMAADAADAAVARARRRLRDIVDGFEARAAELEPYLDSPQVAAALRAEAQQALDEAVAVVENLEHELSGHTSALARTDAASPAPTTPSGFGSPTLPAMGSGGGGTAPTDAGFGDLAQLFSPDEPAAQPEAASFGDGVAIRLPDGTTATAPNAVAASAVRHALTQLGVPYDWGGTTPGVGLDCSGLTQWAYSEAGLNIPRLAQEQDIGASVAAGNLRPGDLAVWDGHVAMIVGNGQMIEAGDPVKLSPVRTDNAGQGFQGFWRPTA